One genomic region from Rubinisphaera margarita encodes:
- the secE gene encoding preprotein translocase subunit SecE encodes MSRSKSSGGLLSELFSASLYKRNQGRQVRQVTAIAIGAVFIVAAWTLSVNVLGGFDQTTRLGISTAVAVVGCWLAYRVVNYPPAADFMIGVQGEMEKVSWPTWSQLWRATIVVLVVMVVLAVALFAFDVIWRYVFTYFGFLKM; translated from the coding sequence ATGTCGAGATCGAAGTCGTCTGGGGGACTGTTGTCGGAATTGTTCTCCGCCAGCCTGTATAAGCGAAATCAGGGTCGCCAGGTGCGACAGGTGACAGCCATCGCGATTGGCGCTGTGTTCATCGTGGCTGCCTGGACTCTCTCCGTGAATGTGCTGGGTGGATTTGACCAGACGACCCGTCTGGGCATCTCGACCGCAGTAGCCGTCGTCGGCTGCTGGCTGGCCTATCGCGTGGTGAACTATCCTCCTGCAGCCGACTTCATGATCGGCGTGCAGGGCGAGATGGAAAAGGTGTCGTGGCCAACGTGGTCGCAACTCTGGCGTGCAACGATTGTCGTCCTCGTGGTGATGGTTGTACTCGCCGTGGCGCTCTTTGCGTTCGACGTCATCTGGCGATATGTCTTCACGTACTTCGGCTTCCTGAAGATGTAG
- the rpmG gene encoding 50S ribosomal protein L33, which produces MAREYVWLECTETGMRNYRVPKEMRGTERLELMKYCPKLRRHTLHKESRKK; this is translated from the coding sequence ATGGCTCGCGAGTATGTGTGGCTGGAATGCACGGAAACCGGTATGCGGAACTATCGCGTTCCGAAAGAAATGCGCGGCACCGAGCGACTCGAACTGATGAAGTATTGCCCGAAGCTGCGTCGTCACACGCTGCATAAAGAATCACGCAAGAAGTAA
- the nusG gene encoding transcription termination/antitermination protein NusG, whose amino-acid sequence MREDEAELGQPEMRWYVLKVQSNRERTIRDSLLRRIKRDHLDEYFGEIIIPTEKVVETKSGKKRVREQRLYPGYVMVQMILNDESWYLVRDTSGVGDFTGAAGKPIPMKDEEIERMLGQEETKEEEPAKVKINLAEGDTVKINEGTFESFEGSVEAIDDTSGKISVLIEIFGRPTPVELEHWQVEKI is encoded by the coding sequence ATGCGTGAAGACGAGGCTGAACTGGGTCAGCCCGAGATGCGTTGGTATGTGCTGAAGGTTCAGTCCAATCGCGAGCGAACCATTCGGGATTCGCTGCTGCGTCGGATCAAGCGGGATCATCTCGATGAGTATTTCGGCGAGATCATCATTCCAACGGAAAAGGTGGTCGAAACCAAGAGCGGGAAGAAGCGGGTTCGCGAGCAGCGGCTCTACCCGGGCTATGTCATGGTTCAGATGATTCTGAATGATGAGTCCTGGTACCTGGTTCGCGACACCAGCGGCGTCGGTGACTTCACCGGAGCAGCTGGCAAGCCGATCCCGATGAAGGATGAAGAGATCGAGCGGATGCTCGGTCAGGAAGAGACGAAAGAAGAAGAACCAGCCAAGGTCAAAATCAACCTGGCTGAGGGTGATACGGTGAAAATCAACGAGGGAACGTTCGAAAGCTTCGAAGGTTCCGTTGAAGCGATCGATGACACCAGCGGAAAAATCAGTGTGTTGATCGAGATCTTCGGGCGCCCGACTCCGGTGGAACTGGAGCACTGGCAGGTGGAGAAGATCTGA
- the rplK gene encoding 50S ribosomal protein L11, whose product MAKQVVKEIKVQVTGGQATPAPPVGTALGPHGVNIGQFVQQFNERTKDMTGVTVPVIITVYNDRSFEFVLKSPPAAVLLKQAASIAKGSGTPNTKKVGTVTQGQLNDIAKTKLSDLNAADIDHAARMIAGTARSMGIEVVE is encoded by the coding sequence ATGGCAAAGCAGGTTGTCAAGGAAATCAAGGTTCAGGTCACCGGCGGTCAGGCCACGCCTGCTCCTCCAGTGGGTACCGCTCTTGGTCCTCACGGGGTTAACATCGGCCAGTTCGTTCAGCAGTTCAACGAACGAACCAAGGATATGACCGGCGTTACGGTTCCAGTCATTATCACGGTCTACAACGACCGTTCGTTCGAATTCGTGCTGAAGAGTCCGCCGGCAGCTGTGCTGTTGAAGCAGGCCGCTTCAATCGCCAAGGGCTCCGGTACTCCGAACACCAAAAAGGTCGGAACCGTGACTCAGGGTCAGCTGAATGATATCGCCAAGACGAAATTGAGCGACCTCAATGCCGCCGACATCGATCACGCAGCTCGCATGATCGCTGGTACGGCTCGCAGTATGGGAATTGAAGTCGTCGAGTAA
- the rplA gene encoding 50S ribosomal protein L1, with product MAKRSRRVQAMRDKADALGTVDLAKAVNELKGVESDLPKGVKPCKFDQTVEIAVRLGIDPRQADQLVRGSIVLPHGIGKAQRVIVFAKGDAAAAAEAAGADAVGDKELADRILKEGWLDFDVAIASPDMMGVVGPLGRVLGPRGLMPSPRAGTVTQDVAGAVKEYKAGKVEFRNDSSGNVHCVVGKMSFDAEKLIENIDALLQHINSLKPNAQKGVYVRHVALSSTMGPGISVAV from the coding sequence ATGGCAAAACGTTCGAGACGAGTTCAGGCCATGCGGGACAAGGCCGATGCCCTGGGCACGGTTGATCTGGCGAAGGCTGTTAATGAGTTGAAGGGTGTCGAGTCGGACCTGCCGAAGGGTGTGAAGCCCTGCAAGTTCGATCAGACCGTTGAAATCGCTGTGCGGCTGGGGATTGATCCCCGTCAGGCCGATCAGCTGGTTCGCGGCTCGATCGTTCTTCCGCACGGAATCGGCAAGGCGCAGCGAGTGATCGTGTTCGCCAAGGGCGACGCGGCTGCCGCTGCGGAAGCTGCCGGTGCCGACGCCGTCGGTGACAAAGAACTGGCCGATCGCATTCTGAAAGAAGGCTGGCTCGACTTCGACGTCGCCATCGCTTCTCCAGACATGATGGGTGTCGTTGGCCCTCTCGGTCGCGTGCTCGGTCCTCGCGGACTGATGCCATCGCCGCGAGCTGGCACGGTGACCCAGGATGTGGCCGGAGCCGTCAAAGAATACAAAGCCGGTAAAGTTGAGTTCCGGAACGACTCCAGCGGAAACGTGCACTGCGTGGTCGGCAAGATGTCCTTCGATGCTGAAAAGCTGATCGAGAACATCGATGCCCTGCTGCAGCACATCAATTCGCTGAAGCCGAATGCACAAAAGGGTGTCTACGTTCGTCACGTCGCGCTGTCCAGCACGATGGGCCCCGGGATTTCCGTGGCTGTCTGA